In one window of Clarias gariepinus isolate MV-2021 ecotype Netherlands chromosome 10, CGAR_prim_01v2, whole genome shotgun sequence DNA:
- the cnot1 gene encoding CCR4-NOT transcription complex subunit 1 isoform X4, giving the protein MNLDSLSLALSQISYLVDNLTKKNYRASQQEIQHIVNRHGPEADRHLLRCLFSHVDFSGDGKSSGKDFHQTQFLIQECVSLITKPNFISTLCYAIDNPLHYQKSLKPSPHLFPQLSKVLKLSKVQEVIFALALLNSSNADLRGFAAQFVKQKLPDLLRSYVDADLGGSQEGGFQDIAIEALHLLLSHLLFGQKGSSGVGQEQIDAFLKTLCRDFPQERCPVVLAPLLYPEKRDILMDRILPDSGELAKTMMGSSLADLMQELGYGFCASVEDCRNLIMQCAPCEVTASQVARVLGMMARTHSGLTDGIALQTVSAPGSGIWSDGKDKSDSSQPHTWNVDVLIDVVKEFNPNLNFKEVTYELDHAGFMIRDSKGLHIVVHGIQKGLGQMEVFPVDLIYRPWKHAEGQLSFIQQSLISPDVFCFGLYPCHTVVIDILKAPPEDDNKEIATWKSLDLVECLLRLSEVGHYEQVKQLFSFPIKHCPDMLVLALLQISTSWHNLRNELISTLMPIFLGNHPNSAIILHYAWHGQGQSPSIRQLIMRSMAEWYMRGEQYDQAKLSRILDVAQDLKSLSMLLNSTPFAFVIDLAALASRREYLKLDKWLTDKIREHGEPFIQACVTFLKRRCPTIMGGLAPEKDQPKSAQLPPETLATMLACLQSCAGSVSQELSETILTMVANCSNVMNKARQPPPGVMPKGRAPSTSSLDAISPVDPLTAMGSLNLGGSATSHTQNMQGFPTPLSSAFSNPQSPAKAFPPLTNPNPSTAFGGISSLSSQLPGPLSSGSLSGIGSGLGMPAVSSDPFGTRKMSTPGLNPPTFQHSDLSQVWPEANQHFSKEIDDEANSYFQRIYNHPPHPTMSVDEVLEMLQRFKDSNIKREREVFNCMLRNLFEEYRFFPQYPDKELHITACLFGGIIEKGLVTYMALGLALRYVLEALRKPYGSKMYYFGIAALDRFKNRLKDYPQYCQHLASIGHFMQFPHHLQECVQYVEYGQQSRDPPVKMQGSITTPGSLALAQAQAQSQPPKPPQPGQTSTLVTTTTTTTTVAKTTTITRPTAPSINTTNIDTLLVATDQTERIVEPPENIQEKIAFIFNNLSQSNMTQKVEELKETVKEEFMPWVSQYLVMKRVSIEPNFHSLYSNFLDTLKNPEFVKMVLNETYRNIKVLLTSDKAAANFSDRSLLKNLGHWLGMITLAKNKPILYTDLELKSLLLEAYVKGQQELLYVVPFVAKVLESSLRSVVFRPQNPWTMAIMNVLAELHQEHDLKLNLKFEIEVLCKNLSLDINDLKPGNLLKDKEKLKNLEEQLSAPKKETKPPEEMLPVVTSAAPSVPAATATTATTGPPTPQFSYHDINVYALAGLAPHININSNIPLLQAHPQLKQCVRQAIERAVQELVHPVVDRSIKIAMTTCEQIVRKDFALDSEESHMRVAAHHMMRNLTAGMAMITCREPLINNITANLKNTFTAALRAPTPQQREMMDEAANRIAQDNCELACCFIQKTAVEKAGPEMDKRLATEFELRKHARQEGRRYCDPMVLTYQAERMPEQIRLKVGGVDPKQLAVYEEFARNVPGFLPSNDLSQPTGFLAQPMKQQQAWPTDDMAHIYDKCISDLEQHLHAIPPALAMNPQAQALRSLLEAVVMARNSRDGITALGLLQKAVEGLLDATSGADAELLLSYRECHLLVLKALQDSRAYGSQWCNKQITRCLIECRDEYKYNVEAVELLIRNHLVNMQQYDLHLAQSMENGLHYMAVAFAMQLVKLLLVDERSVSHITEADLFHTIETLMRTCAHSRASAPEGLPQLMDVVRSNYEAMIDRHHGGPNFMMHSGISQASEYDDPPGLREKAEYLLREWVNLYHSAAAGRDSTKAFSAFVGQMHQQGILKTDDLITRFFRLCTEMCVEISYRAQAEQQHNPAANAAIIRAKCYHNLDAFVRLIALLVKHSGEATNTVTKINLLNKVLGIVVGVLIQDHDVRQADFQQLPYHRIFIMLLLELNAPEHVLETINFQTLTAFCNTFHILRPTKAPGFVYAWLELISHRIFIARMLAHTPQQKGWPMYAQLLIDLFKFLAPFLRNVELNKPMQILYKGTLRVLLVLLHDFPEFLCDYHYGFCDVIPPNCIQLRNLILSAFPRNMRLPDPFTPNLKVDMLSEINIAPRILTNFTGVMPSQFKKDLDSYLKTRSPVTFLSELRSNLQVSNEPGNRYNIQLINALVLYVGTQAIAHIHNKGSTPSMSTITHSAHMDIFQNLAVDLDTEGRYLFLNAIANQLRYPNSHTHYFSCTMLYLFAEANAEAIQEQITRVLLERLIVNRPHPWGLLITFIELIKNPAFKFWSHDFVHCAPEIEKLFQSVAQCCMGQKQAQQVMEGTGAT; this is encoded by the exons ACACAATTTTTGATCCAAGAGTGTGTGTCCCTTATCACAAAGCCAAATTTTATTTCAACTCTCTGCTACGCCATTGACAATCCTCTGCACTATCAGAAg AGTTTGAAGCCATCGCCTCATTTGTTTCCTCAACTGAGTAAAGTTCTTAAACTAAGCAAAGTTCAGGAG GTGATCTTTGCCCTCGCTCTTCTGAACTCCAGTAACGCAGACCTTCGTGGGTTTG CGGCTCAGTTCGTGAAGCAGAAGCTGCCGGACCTCCTGCGCTCATACGTGGACGCCGACCTCGGAGGGAGCCAGGAAGGTGGCTTCCAGGACATTGCCATAGAGGCTCTGCACCTGCTGCTCTCTCACCTCCTGTTTGGGCAGAAAGGCTCCAGCGGAGTCGGGCAAGAACAGATCGACGCATTTCTCAAGACACTGTGCAGAG ATTTCCCGCAGGAGCGGTGCCCTGTGGTGCTTGCACCACTGCTGTACCCTGAGAAACGGGACATTCTCATGGACAGGATCTTACCAGACTCTGGGGAGTTAGCAAAGACCATGATGGGGAGTTCCCTTGCGGATCTTATGCAAGAACTCGGCTATGGCTTTTGTGCAAG tgttgaAGATTGCAGGAACTTGATCATGCAATGTGCACCATGTGAGGTGACCGCCAGCCAGGTGGCCAGAGTGCTGGGCATGATGGCTCGCACTCACTCAGGCCTTACTGATGGAATTGCACTACag ACCGTCTCGGCTCCAGGAAGCGGCATCTGGAGTGACGGGAAAGACAAAAGCGACAGCTCTCAACCACACACCTGGAATGTAGACGTTCTGATTGATGTAGTGAAAGAGTTT aacccAAATCTGAATTTCAAAGAGGTCACCTATGAGCTGGACCATGCAGGCTTCATGATCCGGGACAGTAAAGGGCTGCACATCGTAGTGCATGGTATTCAGAAAGGTCTGGGTCAGATGGAGGTCTTCCCTGTCGATCTCATCTACCGACCATGGAAGCATGCAGAGGGACAG cTTTCCTTCATCCAGCAATCCTTGATAAGTCCGGACGTGTTCTGCTTCGGTCTGTACCCCTGTCACACCGTCGTCATTGACATCCTCAAAGCTCCACCTGAGGATGACAACAAAGAGATAGCAACATG GAAAAGCCTGGACCTGGTGGAGTGTCTGCTGCGACTGTCCGAGGTGGGCCACTACGAGCAGGTAAAGCAACTGTTTAGCTTCCCCATCAAGCACTGTCCGGACATGCTCGTGCTAGCGCTGCTGCAGATCAGCACGTCCTGGCACAACCTGCGCAACGAGCTCATCTCCACGCTCATGCCCATCTTCCTGGGCAACCACCCCAACTCTGCAATCATCCTACATTACGCCTGGCACGGGCAG GGCCAGTCGCCATCCATCCGGCAGCTCATCATGCGCTCGATGGCAGAGTGGTACATGAGGGGGGAGCAGTATGACCAGGCTAAGCTCTCGCGCATTCTGGACGTGGCTCAGGACTTGAAG tCTCTATCAATGCTGCTAAATAGTACTCCGTTTGCCTTCGTTATTGATCTTGCTGCACTTGCCTCTCGCCGCGAATACCTCAAATTAGACAAATGGCTGACCGATAAAATCCGAGAGCATGGG gAGCCGTTCATTCAGGCATGCGTGACTTTCCTGAAGAGACGTTGTCCCACCATCATGGGAGGACTAGCTCCGGAAAAAGACCAGCCAAAAAGTGCACAACTGCCCCCAGAAACTTTGGCCACCATGCTGGCCTGTCTGCAGTCTTGTGCAGG GAGTGTGTCGCAAGAGCTGTCCGAGACAATCCTGACCATGGTGGCCAACTGTAGCAATGTGATGAACAAAGCTCGCCAGCCTCCACCAGGAGTCATGCCAAAGGGCCGGGCGCCAAGCACCAGCAGTCTGGACGCTATTTCCCCG GTGGACCCTCTCACTGCGATGGGCTCTCTCAATCTGGGTGGTTCAGCCACTTCCCACACGCAGAACATGCAAGGCTTCCCCACACCTCTGAGCTCGGCCTTCAGCAACCCTCAGTCCCCTGCCAAGGCCTTCCCCCCTCTGACCAACCCTAACCCCAGTACGGCCTTCGGGGGTATCAGCAGCCTCTCCTCGCAGCTCCCAG GTCCGTTGAGTTCAGGCAGCTTAAGTGGGATTGGTTCAGGCTTGGGGATGCCAGCAGTGAGCAGCGACCCGTTTGGCACACGGAAGATGAGCACACCAGGGCTGAACCCACCCACCTTCCAGCATT CTGACCTCTCTCAGGTGTGGCCCGAGGCAAACCAGCACTTTAGTAAAGAGATTGACGACGAGGCCAACAGCTACTTCCAGCGAATTTATAACCACCCCCCTCACCCCACCATGTCTGTGGATGAG gtGCTGGAGATGCTGCAGAGGTTCAAGGACTCGAACATTAAGCGGGAGCGGGAGGTGTTTAACTGCATGCTTCGCAACCTGTTTGAAGAGTACCGTTTCTTCCCTCAGTATCCAGACAAAGAGCTGCACATCACCGCCTGCCTGTTTGGGGGCATCATCGAAAAGGGCCTGGTTACCTACATGGCCCTCGGCCTCGCCCTAAGATACGTCCTGGAAGCTTTGCGCAAACCTTACGGCTCTAAAATGTATTACTTTGGCATCGCTGCTCTGGATCGGTTTAAGAACAG ATTGAAGGACTACCCACAGTATTGTCAACACTTGGCTTCCATCGGACATTTTATGCAGTTTCCTCACCATCTACAGGA gtgtgtacagtatgtcgaGTATGGACAGCAATCCCGTGACCCTCCAGTGAAGATGCAGGGCTCCATTACCACACCAGGCAGCCTGGCTTTGGCTCAGGCTCAGGCCCAGTCCCAGCCTCCTAAACCCCCTCAGCCTGGTCAAACCAGCACCCTGGTGACCActacaaccaccaccaccaccgtcGCCAaaaccaccaccatcaccagaCCCACTGCA CCTTCGATAAACACCACAAACATCGACACACTGCTGGTGGCTACAGACCAAACGGAACGCATCGTGGAGCCTCCGGAGAACATTCAGGAGAAGATAGCTTTCATTTTCAACAACCTGTCCCAGTCCAACATGACTCAAAAG GTTGAAGAGCTGAAGGAAACTGTGAAGGAAGAGTTCATGCCCTGGGTGTCTCAGTACCTTGTGATGAAGCGCGTCAGCATCGAGCCAAACTTTCACAGCCTGTACTCAAACTTCCTCGACACACTGAAGAATCCAGAGTTCGTCAAGATGGTTCTCAACGAAACCTACAGAAACATTAAG GTACTCCTGACCTCCGACAAGGCAGCTGCTAATTTCTCTGATCGATCCCTGCTGAAGAACTTGGGCCACTGGCTCGGCATGATCACCctggctaaaaacaaacccattCTTTACACT GATTTGGAGTTGAAATCTCTTTTACTGGAGGCTTATGTGAAAGGCCAGCAAGAGCTGCTATATGTGGTCCCTTTTGTGGCAAAGGTCCTGGAGTCCAGTCTGCGTAGTGTG GTTTTCAGACCCCAGAACCCTTGGACCATGGCCATCATGAACGTTTTGGCCGAGCTGCATCAGGAGCATGATCTGAAG CTGAACCTGAAGTTTGAGATTGAGGTGCTATGTAAGAACCTGTCTCTGGACATTAATGACCTGAAACCTGGGAACCTGCTGAAAGACAAGGAGAAGCTGAAAAATCTTGAGGAGCAGCTGTCTGCACCAAAGAAGGAAACAAAGCCGCCTGAAGAAATGCTGCCCGTAGTCACTTCAG CTGCTCCTTCAGTTCCTGCTGCCACAGCGACCACAGCCACCACAGGGCCGCCTACACCACAGTTCAGCTACCATGACATCAATGTGTATGCACTAGCAGGCCTGGCCCCGCACATTAACATCAACAGCAAT ATCCCGTTGCTGCAGGCACACCCGCAGTTGAAGCAGTGCGTGAGGCAAGCGATTGAACGCGCCGTGCAGGAGCTCGTTCACCCCGTGGTGGATCGCTCGATCAAGATCGCCATGACCACGTGCGAACAGATCGTCAGGAAGGACTTTGCTCTCGACTCTGAAGAATCGCACATGCGCGTGGCTGCTCATCACATGATGCGCAATCTGACTGCCGGAATGGCCATGATCACCTGCAGAGAGCCACTCATTAATAACATCACCGCCAATCTGAAAAACACATTCACTGCTGCCCTAAGg GCTCCGACGCCCCAGCAGAGGGAAATGATGGATGAGGCGGCTAACCGCATCGCTCAGGATAACTGCGAGCTGGCCTGCTGCTTTATTCAGAAGACTGCTGTGGAGAAAGCTGGACCAGAAATGGACAAAAGATTGGCcact GAGTTTGAACTGAGGAAACACGCTCGTCAGGAGGGCCGACGCTACTGCGACCCCATGGTGCTCACCTACCAAGCAGAGCGCATGCCGGAGCAGATCCGCCTTAAG GTGGGCGGCGTGGATCCCAAGCAGCTGGCCGTTTATGAGGAGTTTGCCCGCAACGTGCCAGGCTTCCTGCCCAGCAATGATCTTTCTCAGCCAACTGGATTCCTGGCTCAGCCTATGAAG CAGCAGCAGGCGTGGCCTACGGATGACATGGCTCATATCTACGATAAATGCATCTCTGACCTGGAACAGCACCTTCATGCCATCCCTCCAGCTTTGGCCATGAACCCACAAGCCCAGGCCCTACGCAGCCTGCTAGAGGCTGTAGTGATGGCACGGAATTCCCGCGATGGCATCACTGCACTGGGCCTGCTACAGAAG GCTGTTGAAGGTCTGTTGGATGCCACAAGCGGTGCAGATGCTGAACTGCTGTTAAGCTACAGAGAGTGCCACCTGCTGGTGCTGAAAGCGCTGCAGGACAGCCGTGCTTACGGGTCCCAGTGGTGCAACAAGCAAATCACCAG GTGCCTGATCGAGTGCCGTGATGAGTACAAGTACAATGTGGAGGCAGTGGAGCTTTTGATCAGAAATCACCTGGTCAACATGCAGCAGTATGACCTGCACCTTGCACAG tcaatGGAGAATGGCCTGCACTACATGGCAGTGGCGTTCGCTATGCAGCTGGTGAAACTGTTGCTTGTGGATGAGCGCAGCGTGAGCCACATCACTGAAGCTGACCTGTTCCACACCATCGAGACTCTGATGAGGACCTGTGCACACTCCAGAGCCAGCGCACCTGAAGG ACTGCCCCAGCTGATGGATGTTGTTCGCTCCAATTATGAGGCCATGATCGACCGTCACCACGGAGGACCCAACTTCATGATGCACTCTGGGATCTCTCAAGCGTCAGAGTACGATGATCCTCCAGGCCTGCGTGAGAAAGCGGAGTATCTGCTGAGAGAGTGGGTTAATTTGTACCACTCAGCTGCTGCTGGCAGGGACAGCACCAAAGCCTTCTCAGCATTTGTGGGCCAG ATGCATCAGCAGGGCATTCTAAAGACAGACGACCTCATCACTCGTTTCTTCCGGCTGTGCACGGAGATGTGCGTTGAAATAAGCTACCGCGCTCAGGCTGAGCAGCAGCACAACCCGGCCGCCAACGCCGCCATCATCCGCGCCAAATGCTACCACAACCTGGACGCCTTCGTCCGCCTCATCGCCCTGCTCGTCAAACACTCCGGAGAGGCCACAAATACGGTCACCAAGATCAACCTGTTAAACAAG gTGTTGGGCATCGTCGTGGGCGTGCTCATTCAGGACCATGACGTGAGGCAGGCAGATTTCCAGCAGCTGCCATACCACCGCATTTTCATCATGCTGCTGCTGGAGCTTAACGCCCCTGAACATGTGCTGGAGACCATCAACTTCCAGACCCTCACTGCCTTCTG cAACACATTTCACATCCTGAGGCCAACTAAAGCCCCTGGCTTTGTCTACGCCTGGCTGGAGCTCATCTCTCATCGAATCTTTATAGCCAGGATGCtggcacacacaccacagcagaAG GGATGGCCCATGTACGCTCAACTGCTGATCGACTTGTTCAAGTTCCTGGCCCCCTTCCTGAGGAATGTCGAGCTTAACAAACCTATGCAAATCCTCTATAAg GGCACCTTGCGGGTACTTCTGGTCCTGCTGCACGACTTCCCAGAGTTCCTGTGTGATTATCACTACGGCTTCTGTGACGTGATTCCACCCAACTGCATCCAGCTGAGAAACCTGATCCTGAGTGCCTTCCCCCGAAACATGAGGCTTCCGGACCCCTTCACTCCCAACCTCAAG GTGGACATGCTGAGTGAGATTAACATCGCTCCACGCATTCTCACCAACTTCACCGGTGTGATGCCCTCTCAGTTTAAGAAGGATCTGGACTCGTACCTGAAGACTCGCTCGCCAGTCACTTTTCTCTCCGAGCTACGCAGCAACTTGCAG GTGTCCAACGAGCCGGGAAACCGTTACAACATCCAGCTGATCAACGCTCTGGTGCTGTACGTAGGCACGCAGGCCATCGCCCACATCCACAACAAGGGCAGCACACCCTCCATGAGCACCATCACCCACTCGGCACACATGGACATCTTCCAAAACCTCGCCGTGGACCTGGACACCGAGG GCCGCTACCTGTTCCTGAACGCGATAGCCAATCAGCTGCGTTACCCGAACAGCCACACGCACTACTTCAGCTGCACCATGCTCTACCTGTTCGCCGAAGCCAACGCAGAGGCCATTCAGGAGCAGATCACTCG TGTACTACTGGAGAGACTGATCGTGAACAGGCCGCACCCCTGGGGACTCCTCATTACCTTCATCGAGCTGATCAAGAATCCTGCCTTTAAATTCTGGAGCCACGACTTTGTGCACTGCGCACCGGAGATCGAGAA GCTGTTCCAGTCTGTGGCTCAGTGCTGCATGGGACAGAAACAGGCCCAGCAGGTGATGGAGGGTACCGGTGCCACTTAG